GGCTTTGCTGGAGAACACCTTGGGCTCGTTGGGAGTCGCCTTCCGTTTCAGTTTTCCCGAGTTAGCTCGCCGCCTGCATATGCGAGACACCGTCAAGGATATCGAGCAATTCTTTATGGGCATAGTGCGTGAGACCATGCGATATCGCGAGGAGAACAATGTTAAGCGTAATGATTTCATGAATTTATTGttggaaatgaaaaataataaaattgtcaaaaaCGAAACGGGTGACGATTTCACCAATTTGACCTTTAATGAAATTGCGGCGCAGGCCTTTATATTTTTGGTTGCCGGCTCGGAGACCTCATCGAATACCATGGTATTTGCTTTGTATGAAATGGCCCTAAATCAAAGCATTCAAGATAAGGCTCGCGAAGAGGTGCTGCGTGTCTTGGGCCAATACAATCAGGAGACCACCTATGAGAGTATCAAAGAAATGAAGTACTTGAAGCAGGTTATCGATGGtaagtatgaaaataaaaaaaataataacttaAGGCGCGTTACGTTGCAATACTGgttaccctctaccatggattgtaaagggtgatttttttgaggttaggattttcatgcattagtatttgacagatcacgtgggatttcagacatggtgtcaaagagaaagatgctcagtatgctttgacatttcatcatgaatatacttactaacgagcaacgcttgcaaatcattgaattttattaccaaaatcagtgttcggttcgaaatgtgttcaaattttgacaaattttgttcagcgatgaggctcatttctggttgaatggctacgtaaataagcaaaattgccgcatttggagtgaagagcaaccagaagccgttcaagaactgcccatgcatcccgaaaaatgcactgtttggtgtggtttgtacgctggtggaatcattggaccgtattttttcaaagatgctgttggacgcaacgttacggtgaatgaacacatttcgaaccgaacactgattttggtaataaaattcaatgatttgcaagcgttgctcgttagtaagtctattcatgatgaaatgtcaaagcatactgagcatctttctctttgacaccatgtctgaaatcccacgtgatctgtcaaatactaatgcatgaaaatcctaacctttAGCATGACGTTTTTAAATATATAGGAGCTTAAGTTGATATTAGGTTGTGTTATATTATACACTGAggcctttgccgatgaaggactccatcggataAATCCGGTGTATACAACCGTATGCTATGGGATTGAACTTGATGTTGTGGATTAATATGTTTAATAAGCCATACATACCACAGCTGTAAGAAGtcctaagaaaatataaaaatttttgcaaattttgctcgtgAACGTCCCACTTagaaacaagggcaaacttctcacatagcaataagtgcagtccgattcaattttaagctcaatgataaggggcctcctttttatagccgagttcaaacggcgtgccgcagtgtgacacctctttggagagaagttttatatggcatagtacctcacaaatggtgccagcattagaaggagaaaaccaccgctgaaggttttttttttctgatggtctcgccaggattcgaacccaagcgtttagcgtcataggtggacatgctaacctctgagctacggtggcctccgttcaaaatttctgtcaaattgaCAAATAATTGTTCGACTTTTATTTGGTTATGAACTTATTTGGACCACACTGGGCACAGAAGTTGAAACTCGTACCAAAACATTTCGTTCAAAATATCTGTCAAAATGGGTGTTAATGGCGTTTTCTAGATGCTCATGAAgtgaaattgggagatcggtttatatgggagatttgTCGGGtttgactgatttgaacagTACTTAGCAGATTTTTCGTCGCACAAAAATaacggcttccaagggctcaagatatcaaaatcgggagattggtttatatgttagctatatcaggttaaagaccgatttgcactatacttcgcataaatattGGAATTCGAAACAgaaccatgcaaaatttcagccaaattggttacCAATTGCATGAGTTCTAAGGGCcatttcatatgggagctatatcgaaatctgaaccgatatggcccatttgcaatctccaacgacctacatcagtgaAGAGTATCTGTTGATAGTTTCCaacacatcctatggtggggggtataaaaaaagtagtgTGTCCTTAGATTAGACCCAAAGCCAAGATGGTaatgttaggtttaagtggcaatctgccatcagactcacttagttgttttcgtacattgtgatgccacaggaacagatgaaggaagatgccttctagttcctaacaTTGAACCATCctgattgctttaaaaagcccaacaagaATACAGACTCTATGTCTCCCATTTCCCgttcccttgagtagtttaaatcctggaattcttagtccacaaaccattcctacacacacccatggttcctggagatgaaccacgtcaaatcccccagccatcgggaggacctttagtgccgtcgAAGCGGCCTTATAATGGTAGAGATTTATTTGtggaaaccggaccatagtgaggattcagaactttcaccactgttgctttagcctcgtcttttgtttccgccaggagttcgtTCCCaaaagattcgttagatctagtcatgatgagcttccaggggcaggtgaggaagcagtggaaccactgaTCCTCAGGACACAAGACACTTgcagtgtggacgattcctccttagatgtcTCACTCACTACGAGGGAGTTCGTGAAGGTTTAGCCTGCGTTGGGGTCACAGGAGCACTGAGATCCGTACCACAGGCAGGCCTGGAAGCGATGATGGATATGCAGCCCTTTGAGGCCTATATTCAAAACTGCGTCGTCAAGGTTGCGCCTAGGCTGAGGGAGATCGGTATGTTGAGAAGGacggttgcggccacagttcgattctgggtgttatggatgcggagggtagactgaggaggatatccgactacctggcaccagtgccgactgtagtaatggcattcgcgattcgttttacCTATGAGGGATGAATGGAGAGCAAAAGCTGTagttgaggaggatgagacctcgatttaCCCCGATTGTTCCAAGatagagtcagggactggatgtggtgtctactctgatgcactcaatatcggtattTCTCTGAGATTGCAGGACCAGTGTACGGTGTTTCAGGCAGAGGTTGTGTcattacagtagccgcaagaaAAATTCTGGTAAGAGATTACAGTCCTCAAAACTTAGGATTTATGTGGAAAGTATGGAGGCGCTCAAGGACTTGGGGTCCAAAATGGcaaggtcgagatgcgtggcagaTTGtctggaatccctggataggcttcggatccacgatgtgacgctgacatgggttcgtGGACATGAGGGGATTTCAGAAAATAAAAGGGTGGACGAGTGCGCCGGGAGGGATTCGTCTGCATTAGGCGGTCTTGCCTAGGTGCCATTTGTCGATCTACTGAACACAGTTGAGGGGACGGCCAGAGCGGCATCggtggaaatatgggactctgtggatggttgccggactgcaaaagcgctctggcctgtcatcgaaCGGAGGAGGACGAAGTatttgctggcgttcgataagcgGTTGATGAGTTCCTttacaggggtcataaccagaAACTGTGCCACAGGGCGCATGGCGGCGCGTATGGGAATACCACATAATGACTACTGCAGGAGTTGCAGAGAGCAATTGCTGTGTTCATGACCGGATCTACAGGGACGTAGGTTCTTCTTTCTGGGGAGCtatttcttctgtgatctgggtgaacttgcgaacgtacctctggtaggtctcctgagatttgtcgACGGAACAGGATGGTGCCGACGGGGGTGCCATTAGCTTCGCCGTAGGTACATCCGTACCTGCGTGGGGATGGACGTTCTTCATCCCCTGGTCAGGTTCTCCATTTATCCTTATATTCTTTCTATTCGTGAATAACCTCTAGACCGAGGTCTtctttctagggtaccacaatgggccaaactggcctccgagtgaactcacctaagGTGGGCAACCCTCTCAACCTAAcctcaactttttatacccaccaccgaaggatgggggtatattcattttgtcattccgtttgcaacacatcgaaatatccgtttccgaccctataaagaatgcatattcttgatcagcgtaaaaatctaagacgtcctagccatgtccgtccgtctgtccatctgtctgttgaaatcacgctactgtctttaaaaatagagatattaagctgaaactttgcacagattcttttttttgttcataacaggttaagttcgaagatgggctatatcggactatatcttgttatagcccccatatagaccgatccgccgatttggggtcttagacccataaaagccacatttattatccgattttgctgaaatttgggacagtgagttgcgttaggccctctgacatccttcgccaatttggcccagattggtccagatttggaaatagctgccctatagaccgatcctccgatttagggtcataggtcaataaaagccacatttattatgcgtttttgctgaaatttgggagagtgagtttttttgggcccttcgacatccttccctaatttggcccggatcggtccagatttggttatagctgccatatagaccgatcctccgatttaggatcttagtcccataaaagccacatttatttaccgatttttctgaaatttgggacagtgagttgtgttaggccttacgttattcttcgttaatttggcccggatcggtcaagatttggttatagctgccatatagaccgatcctccgattaaggatcttaggcccataaaagccacatttattatacaattttgctgaaatttgggacagtgagttatcttaggcccttcgacatctttctttaatttggctttagtcggatcagatttggatatagctgtcatatagaccgatcccttgatttaaggttttgggcccataaaatgcgcatttattgtccgatgtcgccgagatttgggacagtgagttaagttaagccccttgacatacttctgcaatatggcacagatcggtcctgatttggatatagctgccatatagaccgatctctcgatttaaggttttaagcccacaaaaggcgcatttattgtccgatgtcgccgaaatttgggacagtagattgtgttaggctctttgaaatttttctgcaacttggcttaaatcggtccagatttggatatagctgccatatagaccgatctctcggttttaggttttggggccataaaaagcgcatttattgtttgatttcgccgaaatttaagacagtgagttgtgttagccctttcgaaatcctttgtcaatttgactcagatcggttcagatttggatatagctgccatatagaccgatttctcgatttaaattttgggcccataaaaggagcatttattgtccgatgttgccgaaatttaggacatatttgtgcaatttggtctaaatcgatcaagatttgcatatagctgggatatagaccgatatctcgatttatggtcttggccccaaaaaggggcatttacaatccgatttcactgaaatttgacacagtgacttatgttaggcttttcgacatccatgttgtatatggttcagatcggtttatttttagatatagctgaacaatgacttgtacttattagtatttggtccaaatcggaacatatttcaatatagctgctatggggcataaggtatgcaattttcaccggattttgatccaccccgaggtggtgggtatccaaagttcggcccggccgaacttaacgcctttgtacttgttttaacataaagtaaacattttagtaaaattttttttcgagtaaaattttctctaaagacaaaattgcagcgaaattttctctaaagacaaaatttcatcgaaagtttCTCTAAGTGAAGTGAGATTTTCTAATTTTCtcttagagacaaaatttcgtcaaattttgtataagaacCAACTTCAGTATAATTTTCGcggaaattttagtttttctaaGCAAACAGCtaataataatttttcatttttaattactCTCTTTCAGAAACCATGCGCCTGCATACACCCCTACCCGTGCTTAATCGTGTAGCCTTGGAAGACTACAGTGTTCCCGGACATCCACGTTATAACATTAAGAAAAATATGCCAGTTATTATTCCCTGCCTGTGTCTACATCGTGATGAAgagttttatccaaatccaGATGTTTTTAATCCTGAAAATTTCGCCGCTGAGAAAGTTGCCTTAAGAGATTCCACATTGCATATGCCATTTGGTGATGGACCTCGCAATTGTATTGGTTTACGTTTTGCCAAAATGCAGATTATGGTTGGCTTAAGTCTTCTCTTGTCGCGTTACAAATTTTCACCATGTGCGGAAACTATGGTGCCAATGGTCTACGATAAAGAGAACTTTATGTTGACACCAGAGAAGGAGTTGTACTTGAAAGTTACGAAAATTTAGTTGTAAGAAATTTACCATGTATAAACagagaaatatataaaaaaaaaatattcaatgaaaaaaaaatgttaattatattttttatgaaaaaaaaatttctatgaaatttttaattcacgCAAAATGTTGACTTAATGAaacatgaaaaacaaaaaatatcaagaaaattttttagaaacataagattttaaaaatattgtaaaaaaataaaatgttgaagaaattttgtataaaaaattaaatttcggctCTTTGCCTATGTGCgtcaaatatcatttgtttagGTGGCCAGTCACCGAAGGGAAACTTAACCCTTAAATAGATCCTAGTACCTGGTTGGGCCTTTTACATCTTACCGCGCACACATTTTCCTAGGTTATTGTTGCTTATTGAAGtcatcaaatgaaatgttttccaTCAAAAAGAGTTCAAATAATTCCATTTTTAGTTAAGAGAAGAGAAATTTGCTTCATATACAAATTTGACCCCAAGGCCTGACTAGGCCCCAATAATACGAttatatatgacaactataaaaaaatattgtccgatcttgaccatacttggtaggGATACCGCAGAGTCTAAAATAAGTCGCTAATTTAAACTTCAGTGTAATCAGATATGGGTGTCATGGGTTGTTGCGCTACTCGCTGTGTCAAATCTcatcgaaatcaggtaataaatgcaacGTTTATGTGCcatagaccataaatcggaagatcggtatatatggaagatatattcaaataaagTTCATTCCAGACCATACTCAATAAGGAGTCAAGGGGACTAATACAACtctctgtgtcaaatatcaACGAAATCAGGCAACCGGCTTGAACAAAAATTCGAATGATATTGTGATGCCCccaattggaggccaccgtagcgcagaggttagcatgtccgtctatgacgctgaacgcctgggttaaaatcctggcgagactatcagagaAAACATTTCagtgttggttttcccctcctaatgctgcaacatttgtgaggtaatatgcaatgtaaaacttctctccaaagaggtgtcgcactgcggcacgccgttcggactcggctataaaaaggaggtccactATGACCACTATGACGCAATGAGGTAGGCTTGAGATTTagaaattcggcacggacattgagtggtctaataaataaaagtcactgttgaattttgtatttgaaatttcaacaaaatcgggtaataaataaagcttttatgggcttcaaactctctaacaggagatcggtctgtatggcagctatatctaaaaatattgTCAGATCagccatatttgggacggatatcaggaggcctaaaactacccaccgtttcaaatttcagcgaaatcggataaaagcttttatgcgcttcagaccctttatcgtcagatcggtctatatggcagctatatctaaatatagtccgacctcaaccatattaCAATAGGATATCAGGTGGCCGaaaccaactcactgtttcaaattttaacgaaatcgaataattaatgaagattttataggcttcagaccctttatcgcagatcggtctatatggcagctatatctaaatatagtccgatctgaaacatatttgggtcctatgttgagaggccttaagctactcactgttccaaatttcagcgaaatcggttaaaaaataaattttttatgagcttcagacccttaatcggaggatcggtctatatggtagctatatctagatatagtgcgatctgaaacatatttgggtcctatgttgagaggcctaaagctactcactgttccaaatttcagtgattttgggtaaaaaactaatgcttttatgggcttcagaattTCTAttttgagatcggtctatatggcagctatatctaaatatagcccgatttaatccatatttaggtcagatgtcgggaggtctaaaactacttactgttccaagtttcagcgaaatcggttaaaaattaaagcttttatgagcttcagacccttaatcggaagatctgtctatatggtagctatatctagatatagtcctatctgatccatatttcgaTCAGATATCCGGAGGCTTTAATTAACCCTTTgcctaaaattt
The genomic region above belongs to Stomoxys calcitrans chromosome 5, idStoCalc2.1, whole genome shotgun sequence and contains:
- the LOC106090399 gene encoding cytochrome P450 6a9 — protein: MWALCVITLTLGILYILNKIRVHYRYWQNLGIPCEDPDWIFGSFGGVTTKRTFFDMWQDYYRKFKGSGPFAGLYWFYKPAVFVMDTALIKQVLIKDFDKFSDRGLFINEVDDPLSAHLFSMQGQKWKNLRNKLSATFTSGKMKFMFSTVVNVAHELLAVLGDDIEKSPKIEMRSLLGRYTADVIGSCAFGIECNCLRDPKQKFYIMSKRALLENTLGSLGVAFRFSFPELARRLHMRDTVKDIEQFFMGIVRETMRYREENNVKRNDFMNLLLEMKNNKIVKNETGDDFTNLTFNEIAAQAFIFLVAGSETSSNTMVFALYEMALNQSIQDKAREEVLRVLGQYNQETTYESIKEMKYLKQVIDETMRLHTPLPVLNRVALEDYSVPGHPRYNIKKNMPVIIPCLCLHRDEEFYPNPDVFNPENFAAEKVALRDSTLHMPFGDGPRNCIGLRFAKMQIMVGLSLLLSRYKFSPCAETMVPMVYDKENFMLTPEKELYLKVTKI